A DNA window from Bradyrhizobium sp. CCBAU 53421 contains the following coding sequences:
- a CDS encoding cupin domain-containing protein, producing MKNAQLMALGDRTVYSPGVVLQHVEEIGESGTPCPVELIEFRLDPFAVSTPHSHSSCEIWRITSGQGRVITDDGELAIKAGDLVFLQPHRTHYLENRGSEILCALSIAWEGAR from the coding sequence ATGAAGAATGCACAGTTGATGGCGCTGGGCGACAGGACGGTCTATAGCCCCGGTGTAGTCTTGCAGCACGTTGAAGAAATCGGCGAGTCCGGGACCCCTTGTCCCGTCGAGCTCATCGAATTTCGGCTGGATCCGTTCGCTGTGTCGACGCCTCATTCTCATTCTTCCTGCGAGATCTGGCGCATCACGAGCGGCCAAGGTCGGGTGATAACTGACGATGGAGAGTTGGCCATCAAGGCAGGCGATCTGGTGTTTCTGCAGCCACATCGAACTCATTATTTGGAAAATCGCGGCAGCGAAATTCTGTGCGCTTTGTCTATCGCTTGGGAGGGAGCTCGATGA
- a CDS encoding lysine N(6)-hydroxylase/L-ornithine N(5)-oxygenase family protein: protein MLKHADSYNVIAIGAGPANLSLAALAAPILDISLNVLESLEKVKWHPGLLLAGAVMQTSPLKDLVTPADPTSAYSFLAYLHDKKRLYQAIVRGLASVTRSEFEDYLRWAAAKLANIQFGEHVSAVELRGEAFNITTNCRSYQTGTIVLGVGRVPSVPEWGRNAPPNEVFHGSTLLLRRREFSGKRVVVVGGGQSGAEIFLHLLGGACGPLGTLTWVTRRASIFALEDSPFVNEWFFPQHGDWFFYQSEAARKQILERQSLASDGVNCSTLRAIYNALYDREVHRRSYPAHVKIYVDTTAEDLRGMSPFRLDLRQRKTGTCSQHVADIVVLATGYRTEIPSFLEPIAGRLKVLNAPGGSQEIVVDKEFSARFDGPGKCRLYVQNGARLQHGIADTNLSLVPWRASLILNSIIGRVAYDCGPGTGVIEWSSISYEGSC, encoded by the coding sequence ATGCTGAAACACGCCGACAGCTACAACGTCATCGCGATCGGTGCGGGGCCGGCTAATCTGAGTCTGGCAGCGCTCGCGGCTCCAATTCTGGACATTTCGTTGAACGTCCTTGAAAGCTTAGAGAAGGTAAAGTGGCATCCCGGTCTGCTTTTGGCAGGTGCCGTCATGCAAACCAGCCCGCTAAAGGACTTGGTCACACCGGCCGATCCGACGAGTGCATACAGTTTCCTCGCCTACTTGCATGATAAGAAGCGACTTTATCAAGCTATTGTTCGGGGACTGGCCTCTGTTACTCGTAGTGAGTTTGAGGACTATTTGCGTTGGGCTGCGGCGAAGCTGGCGAACATTCAATTCGGCGAGCACGTGAGCGCAGTCGAACTGCGCGGTGAAGCCTTCAATATCACAACGAATTGCCGCAGTTACCAAACCGGTACGATTGTGCTTGGTGTGGGCAGGGTACCGTCTGTTCCTGAGTGGGGCAGGAATGCGCCGCCAAACGAGGTGTTTCACGGGAGTACCCTTCTCCTGCGGCGACGTGAGTTTTCCGGCAAGCGTGTCGTGGTCGTAGGTGGCGGCCAAAGCGGGGCTGAAATCTTCCTTCATCTCCTCGGTGGTGCATGCGGTCCATTGGGAACCCTGACCTGGGTGACGCGCCGCGCAAGCATATTCGCGCTCGAAGACAGTCCTTTCGTCAATGAATGGTTCTTTCCGCAACATGGTGATTGGTTTTTTTACCAGAGTGAAGCCGCCCGGAAGCAAATTCTTGAGCGACAATCGTTGGCGAGCGATGGCGTGAACTGCTCGACGCTGCGCGCTATCTACAATGCGCTGTACGACCGCGAAGTTCATAGACGGTCCTACCCGGCCCACGTAAAGATATACGTGGATACCACGGCAGAGGACTTGCGCGGCATGTCTCCCTTTCGCTTGGATTTGCGTCAGCGGAAGACAGGAACTTGTTCACAACATGTCGCAGACATTGTCGTCTTGGCCACAGGCTACCGCACCGAAATCCCATCGTTCCTGGAACCGATCGCAGGACGGCTCAAGGTCCTGAATGCCCCAGGTGGCTCTCAGGAGATCGTGGTCGACAAAGAGTTCTCGGCTCGTTTTGACGGTCCCGGAAAGTGCCGCTTGTACGTCCAGAATGGCGCACGCCTTCAACATGGCATCGCTGATACAAATCTAAGCCTGGTTCCTTGGCGCGCTTCGCTGATCCTCAATTCGATCATCGGCCGCGTAGCCTACGATTGCGGGCCGGGAACAGGCGTCATCGAGTGGAGTAGCATTAGCTACGAGGGCTCCTGCTGA
- a CDS encoding MFS transporter, whose protein sequence is MTVANIVPAEKLPSAIPLEVSIPFMLGSISLAASYGSSFFLVDALRSIQQSATTAGAVISTGTIATILCSLMVSRIADSLGLMRTITVAAVMMAGAMMCFALASTLTLFAYVGGLFLGIGWSGFYMLAPLQVLGHVRAEARIKYLTLLSGSQMLGIGLASPLAHTVAVTAGSYIAVYALFAAACLVGATFLEFAGRGLAQAPQTKLPTIRLTLEGVLKAFESNTRYPIIMIGLGGCVFAGLFTFQTLYAASRSQSADTFFLVFTLTAVFMRFAVAPVIGRFRLERVAAVLIICTIAGLFILFVNVGSTANYIFGTMMFALGYGLSYSTLNSMVVYIAETDGTSLAIASQVFTLSYFIGLFGFPYIAGQIVKFGSVDNLLISMMILIVGNAVLLVTQVFSGSREH, encoded by the coding sequence TGCCGAGAAACTGCCCAGTGCGATCCCGTTAGAAGTGTCCATTCCTTTTATGCTTGGTAGTATCAGCTTGGCGGCGTCCTATGGTTCGAGCTTCTTTCTCGTGGACGCTCTGCGGTCCATTCAACAAAGCGCCACGACCGCCGGAGCCGTTATCTCGACCGGTACGATCGCAACGATACTGTGTTCGCTAATGGTCAGCCGGATCGCGGATTCGCTTGGCTTAATGCGAACTATCACCGTAGCCGCAGTGATGATGGCGGGCGCGATGATGTGTTTCGCATTAGCGTCAACTTTAACGCTCTTCGCCTACGTCGGAGGACTTTTTCTCGGCATTGGGTGGTCCGGCTTCTATATGCTGGCGCCTCTTCAAGTCCTTGGCCACGTGCGGGCCGAAGCCCGCATCAAGTATCTTACCTTGCTATCCGGGTCGCAAATGCTGGGTATCGGACTTGCTTCTCCTCTCGCGCACACCGTCGCGGTGACTGCGGGATCCTACATTGCGGTGTACGCCCTATTTGCGGCTGCATGTCTCGTTGGCGCGACGTTCTTGGAATTCGCCGGTAGGGGGTTGGCGCAAGCTCCTCAGACCAAATTGCCAACCATACGTCTCACCCTGGAGGGCGTGCTAAAAGCGTTCGAATCGAACACGCGATATCCGATCATCATGATCGGCCTTGGGGGATGCGTTTTCGCCGGTCTTTTTACGTTCCAAACGCTCTACGCTGCATCGCGATCGCAGTCTGCCGACACATTCTTTCTGGTTTTCACGCTGACAGCCGTCTTCATGCGGTTTGCTGTGGCGCCGGTAATTGGAAGATTTCGCCTTGAACGCGTAGCCGCGGTTCTCATCATATGCACTATCGCGGGGCTATTCATTCTTTTCGTGAATGTAGGCAGTACGGCGAACTACATCTTCGGAACGATGATGTTCGCGCTGGGATACGGTCTCAGCTATTCGACCCTGAACAGTATGGTCGTGTACATTGCTGAAACGGATGGGACATCGTTGGCAATTGCGTCTCAAGTCTTCACGCTCTCCTACTTCATTGGCCTATTCGGATTTCCATACATCGCAGGGCAAATCGTGAAGTTCGGCAGCGTCGATAATCTGCTGATAAGCATGATGATACTTATCGTCGGGAATGCAGTTCTTCTTGTAACTCAAGTGTTCTCGGGCAGCCGAGAACATTGA